The proteins below are encoded in one region of Populus alba chromosome 2, ASM523922v2, whole genome shotgun sequence:
- the LOC118058443 gene encoding L-ascorbate oxidase homolog isoform X1: MVDECYNKSMWSFTLVVLLLVSGTIGEDPYRFYTWNVTYGDIYPLGVKQQGILINGKFPGPQIESVTNDNLIISVFNSLDEPFLLSWNGVQQRRNSWQDGVYGTNCPIPPGKNFTYELQVKDQIGSYFYFPSLGMHKAAGGFGGFKIASRSVIPVPFPPPAGDFTILAGDWFKKNHTDLKAILDGGSDLPFPDGLLINGRGSNGYTFTVDQGKTYRLRISNVGLTTSINFRIQGHKMLLVEVEGTHSLQNTYDSLDIHLGQSYSVLVTADQAEQDYFIVVSTRFTSQVLTTTSILHYSNSGGSVSDSPTSGPTMQLDWSVEQARSLRRNLTASGPRPNPQGSYHYGLINTTHTVRLQNSAPIINGKQRYAVNSVSFIPADTPLKLADHFNIPGVFSLGSISDNPTGGGAYLQTSVMAADFRGYAEIVFENPEDNVQSWHIDGHNFFVVGMDGGQWSPASRLTYNLRDTISGCTVQVYPESWTAVYMPLDNVGMWNVRSENWARQYLGQQFYLRVYSPANSWRDEYPIPTNALLCGRAAGRLTRPV, encoded by the exons ATGGTGGATGAGTGTTACAACAAGAGCATGTGGTCTTTCACCCTAGTGGTCCTGTTGTTAGTGTCAGGCACTATTGGGGAAGACCCTTATAGGTTCTACACATGGAATGTTACTTATGGTGATATCTACCCTCTTGGAGTGAAGCAACAG GGGATATTGATAAATGGGAAGTTTCCAGGCCCGCAGATTGAGTCAGTGACAAATGATAACTTGATTATCAGCGTGTTCAATAGCTTGGATGAACCTTTCCTCCTCTCTTG GAATGGTGTGCAGCAGAGAAGGAATTCATGGCAAGATGGAGTCTATGGTACCAACTGCCCCATCCCACCTGGGAAGAACTTCACCTATGAGCTCCAGGTGAAGGACCAGATCGGTAGCTACTTCTATTTCCCTTCCCTTGGCATGCACAAGGCTGCCGGAGGCTTTGGAGGCTTCAAAATCGCAAGCCGTTCTGTCATTCCTGTACCATTCCCTCCTCCTGCCGGCGATTTCACAATCCTGGCTGGTGATTGGTTCAAGAAGAATCATACA GATTTAAAAGCAATTTTAGATGGTGGCAGTGATCTTCCCTTTCCAGATGGGCTTCTCATCAATGGTCGTGGATCAAATGGCTACACATTTACCGTTGATCAAG GCAAGACTTACAGGTTACGGATATCAAATGTGGGGCTCACCACTTCTATCAATTTCAGAATTCAGGGGCATAAAATGTTGCTGGTGGAGGTCGAAGGAACTCACTCACTGCAAAACACTTATGATTCCCTTGATATCCATTTGGGGCAATCCTATTCTGTTTTGGTTACAGCTGATCAAGCAGAACAGGATTACTTCATCGTTGTCTCAACACGCTTCACCTCTCAAGTGCTCACTACGACCTCCATTCTTCATTACAGTAATTCAGGAGGAAGTGTTTCAGATTCTCCGACCAGTGGACCAACTATGCAGCTTGACTGGTCTGTTGAACAAGCTCGATCCTTGAG GCGAAATCTAACTGCAAGTGGCCCAAGACCTAACCCTCAAGGTTCTTACCACTATGGATTGATCAACACAACTCATACAGTTAGACTTCAGAACTCTGCTCCAATTATTAATGGCAAGCAGAGGTATGCTGTCAATAGTGTGTCCTTCATCCCTGCTGATACTCCACTTAAACTTGCGGACCACTTCAATATCCCTGGAGTTTTCTCCCTAGGAAGCATCTCGGACAACCCCACTGGTGGTGGTGCTTACCTCCAGACTTCTGTCATGGCTGCTGATTTCAGAGGTTATGCTGAGATTGTTTTTGAGAATCCAGAAGATAATGTGCAGTCTTGGCACATTGATGGCCACAACTTCTTTGTTGTCGG GATGGATGGAGGGCAGTGGTCACCTGCAAGCAGATTAACTTACAATCTGAGAGACACAATTTCTGGTTGCACTGTTCAG GTCTATCCGGAGTCATGGACTGCAGTTTACATGCCCTTAGACAATGTGGGAATGTGGAACGTAAGGTCTGAGAACTGGGCACGCCAGTACTTAGGACAACAATTCTATCTTCGAGTCTACTCCCCAGCAAATTCCTGGAGAGATGAATATCCAATCCCCACAAATGCTCTTCTCTGTGGTCGAGCAGCAGGACGTCTAACTCGCCCTGTATAG
- the LOC118058443 gene encoding L-ascorbate oxidase homolog isoform X2 encodes MTSIFRNGVQQRRNSWQDGVYGTNCPIPPGKNFTYELQVKDQIGSYFYFPSLGMHKAAGGFGGFKIASRSVIPVPFPPPAGDFTILAGDWFKKNHTDLKAILDGGSDLPFPDGLLINGRGSNGYTFTVDQGKTYRLRISNVGLTTSINFRIQGHKMLLVEVEGTHSLQNTYDSLDIHLGQSYSVLVTADQAEQDYFIVVSTRFTSQVLTTTSILHYSNSGGSVSDSPTSGPTMQLDWSVEQARSLRRNLTASGPRPNPQGSYHYGLINTTHTVRLQNSAPIINGKQRYAVNSVSFIPADTPLKLADHFNIPGVFSLGSISDNPTGGGAYLQTSVMAADFRGYAEIVFENPEDNVQSWHIDGHNFFVVGMDGGQWSPASRLTYNLRDTISGCTVQVYPESWTAVYMPLDNVGMWNVRSENWARQYLGQQFYLRVYSPANSWRDEYPIPTNALLCGRAAGRLTRPV; translated from the exons aTGACTTCAATTTTTCG GAATGGTGTGCAGCAGAGAAGGAATTCATGGCAAGATGGAGTCTATGGTACCAACTGCCCCATCCCACCTGGGAAGAACTTCACCTATGAGCTCCAGGTGAAGGACCAGATCGGTAGCTACTTCTATTTCCCTTCCCTTGGCATGCACAAGGCTGCCGGAGGCTTTGGAGGCTTCAAAATCGCAAGCCGTTCTGTCATTCCTGTACCATTCCCTCCTCCTGCCGGCGATTTCACAATCCTGGCTGGTGATTGGTTCAAGAAGAATCATACA GATTTAAAAGCAATTTTAGATGGTGGCAGTGATCTTCCCTTTCCAGATGGGCTTCTCATCAATGGTCGTGGATCAAATGGCTACACATTTACCGTTGATCAAG GCAAGACTTACAGGTTACGGATATCAAATGTGGGGCTCACCACTTCTATCAATTTCAGAATTCAGGGGCATAAAATGTTGCTGGTGGAGGTCGAAGGAACTCACTCACTGCAAAACACTTATGATTCCCTTGATATCCATTTGGGGCAATCCTATTCTGTTTTGGTTACAGCTGATCAAGCAGAACAGGATTACTTCATCGTTGTCTCAACACGCTTCACCTCTCAAGTGCTCACTACGACCTCCATTCTTCATTACAGTAATTCAGGAGGAAGTGTTTCAGATTCTCCGACCAGTGGACCAACTATGCAGCTTGACTGGTCTGTTGAACAAGCTCGATCCTTGAG GCGAAATCTAACTGCAAGTGGCCCAAGACCTAACCCTCAAGGTTCTTACCACTATGGATTGATCAACACAACTCATACAGTTAGACTTCAGAACTCTGCTCCAATTATTAATGGCAAGCAGAGGTATGCTGTCAATAGTGTGTCCTTCATCCCTGCTGATACTCCACTTAAACTTGCGGACCACTTCAATATCCCTGGAGTTTTCTCCCTAGGAAGCATCTCGGACAACCCCACTGGTGGTGGTGCTTACCTCCAGACTTCTGTCATGGCTGCTGATTTCAGAGGTTATGCTGAGATTGTTTTTGAGAATCCAGAAGATAATGTGCAGTCTTGGCACATTGATGGCCACAACTTCTTTGTTGTCGG GATGGATGGAGGGCAGTGGTCACCTGCAAGCAGATTAACTTACAATCTGAGAGACACAATTTCTGGTTGCACTGTTCAG GTCTATCCGGAGTCATGGACTGCAGTTTACATGCCCTTAGACAATGTGGGAATGTGGAACGTAAGGTCTGAGAACTGGGCACGCCAGTACTTAGGACAACAATTCTATCTTCGAGTCTACTCCCCAGCAAATTCCTGGAGAGATGAATATCCAATCCCCACAAATGCTCTTCTCTGTGGTCGAGCAGCAGGACGTCTAACTCGCCCTGTATAG
- the LOC118031948 gene encoding formate--tetrahydrofolate ligase — translation MSASKTVRKVEVLSPVPADIDIANSVEPFHISEIAKDLNLSPKHYDLYGKYKAKVLLSVLDELEGSGDGYYVVVGGITPTPLGEGKSTTTVGLCQALGAFLDKKVVTCLRQPSQGPTFGIKGGAAGGGYSQVIPMDEFNLHLTGDIHAITAANNLLAAAIDTRVFHESTQSDKALLNRLCPPNKEGKRSFSDIMFRRLKKLGISKNKPEELSPQEVKKFARLDIDPASITWRRVMDVNDRFLRKITVGQGPEEKGMVRETGFDISVASEIMAVLALTTSLADMRERLGKMVIGNSKAGDPVTADDLGVGGALTVLMKDAINPTLMQTLEGTPVLVHAGPFANIAHGNSSIVADKIALKLAGPGGFVVTEAGFGSDIGTEKFMNIKCRYSSLTPQCAVIVATIRALKMHGGGPEVVAGKPLDRAYTTENVSLVEAGCVNLARHISNTKAYGVNVVVAVNMFATDSEAELNAVRNAALAAGAYDAVVCTHHAHGGKGAVDLGIAVQKACENVTQPLKFLYPLDISIKEKIEAIARSYGANGVEYSEQAEKQIEMYSKQGFSGLPICMAKTQYSFSHNAAEKGAPTGFSLPIRDVRASIGAGFIYPLVGTMSTMPGLPTRPCFYDIDLDTATGKVIGLS, via the exons ATGAGTGCATCAAAAACAGTGAGGAAGGTGGAGGTGCTGTCACCGGTACCTGCAGACATAGACATTGCTAACTCAGTTGAACCTTTTCACATATCAGAGATTGCTAAAGACCTGAATCTGAGTCCTAAACATTATGATCTTTATGGAAAGTACAAGGCCAAG GTGCTGTTGTCTGTGCTCGATGAGCTTGAAGGATCGGGAGATGGGTACTATGTGGTGGTTGGAGGGATTACTCCTACACCACTTGGAGAAGGAAAGTCTACTACTACTGTTGGCCTCTGTCAAGCCTTGGGTGCATTTCTTGATAAAAAG GTTGTTACCTGCCTTCGTCAACCATCACAAGGACCAACTTTTGGAATAAAAGGAGGTGCAGCAGGTGGTGGTTATAGTCAAGTAATTCCAATGGATGAATTCAATCTTCATCTAACAGGAGATATTCATGCAATAACAGCTGCAAATAATCTCCTAGCAGCTGCTATTGATACCCGGGTTTTCCATGAGTCTACCCAGTCAGACAAGGCTCTTTTAAACCGCTTATGCCCACcaaacaaagaaggaaaaagaagctTTAGTGACATAATGTTTCGGCGTCTGAAGAAGCTTGGTATCTCCAAGAACAAGCCCGAGGAACTCTCACCACAAGAAGTAAAGAAGTTTGCTAGGCTTGATATTGACCCAGCTTCCATAACATGGAGGAGAGTAATGGATGTCAATGATAGGTTCTTGAGAAAGATTACTGTTGGCCAAGGTCCTGAAGAAAAGGGGATGGTGAGAGAAACAGGATTTGATATTTCTGTAGCTAGTGAGATAATGGCAGTTTTGGCCCTCACAACATCTCTAGCTGATATGAGAGAGAGGCTTGGTAAAATGGTGATCGGAAATAGCAAGGCTGGTGACCCTGTAACCGCTGATGATCTTGGTGTTGGAGGTGCCTTGACTGTACTGATGAAGGATGCTATCAACCCTACTTTAATGCAGACTCTTGAAGGAACTCCCGTTCTTGTTCATGCTGGTCCCTTTGCGAACATTGCTCATGGAAATTCCTCCATTGTGGCTGATAAGATTGCACTGAAGCTGGCTGGACCAGGTGGGTTTGTGGTCACAGAAGCAGGTTTTGGTTCTGATATTGGAACTGAAAAGTTCATGAACATAAAGTGCCGATATAGCAGTTTAACTCCTCAGTGTGCTGTTATTGTTGCAACAATTAGGGCCCTGAAAATGCATGGTGGTGGGCCAGAAGTGGTTGCTGGGAAGCCTCTTGACCGTGCCTATACAACTGAGAACGTGTCTTTGGTTGAAGCTGGTTGTGTGAATTTAGCTAGGCATATTTCTAATACAAAGGCTTATGGTGTAAATGTTGTTGTCGCTGTTAACATGTTTGCAACTGATTCAGAAGCAGAACTTAATGCAGTCAGAAATGCAGCTTTGGCTGCTGGGGCATATGATGCTGTTGTCTGTACACACCATGCTCATGGTGGGAAAGGAGCA GTGGACCTTGGAATTGCAGTTCAAAAGGCATGTGAGAATGTGACACAGCCATTGAAGTTCTTATATCCTTTGGATATTAgtattaaagagaaaatagagGCAATAGCAAGGTCCTACGGTGCTAATGGTGTTGAATACTCAGAGCAG GCTgagaaacaaattgagatgtaCAGTAAGCAAGGGTTCTCCGGTCTGCCCATCTGTATGGCCAAAACCCAGTATTCATTCTCACACAACGCGGCTGAGAAAGGAGCCCCCACTGGATTTTCTTTACCAATAAGAGATGTGAGGGCAAGCATTGGTGCTGGTTTCATCTATCCTTTGGTTGGGACTATGAGTACAATGCCAGGGCTTCCCACAAGGCCTTGCTTTTATGACATTGATCTCGACACTGCCACGGGCAAGGTCATTGGTCTCTCTTGA
- the LOC118031996 gene encoding uncharacterized protein, with product MMVDKAMHPLVASLFLVIWFGGSLPYAYAQLSPTFYDESCPNVNNIIRGVLVQALYTDPRIGASLTRLHFHDCFVNGCDGSILLDNTDTIESEKEAAPNNNSARGFDVVDDMKAAVENACPGIVSCADILAIAAEEAVCLAGGPSWTVPLGRRDSLIANRSGANSALPSPFASLDVLKSKFAAVGLDTSSDLVALSGAHTFGRAQCSSFNLRLYNFSGSGNPDPTLNTTYLAELQQLCPQAGNESVVTNLDPTTPDTFDGNYFSNLQTNEGLLRSDQELFSTTGADTIDIVNNFSSNQTAFFESFVVSMIRMGNISPLTGTDGEIRLNCRRVNDNSTGSNALLKMKLSKLMVVALFYAFLVGGPLAYGQLTPTFYDETCPYVISIIRGVIAETLILDPRIGASLIRLHFHDCFVNGCDGSILLDKTATIDTEKEAFANNNSARGFDVVDIMKERLEGVCPGTVSCADILVIAAEESVVLAGGPWWPIPLGRRDSLTANRTAANAFIPGPRDTLERLRSRFTVVGLNNNTDLVALSGAHTFGRAQCRTFIDRLYNFNSTGLPDPTLDTTYLATLQQLCPQGGNGTVLADLDPTTPDGFDNNYFSNLQANKGLLQSDQELFSTPGADDIIELVDIFSTDETAFFESFVESMIRMGNLSPLTGTEGEIRLNCRAVNADLAGKDSVLVSSV from the exons atgatgGTAGATAAAGCAATGCATCCGTTAGTTGCATCTCTTTTTCTTGTAATCTGGTTTGGAGGATCACTTCCCTATGCCTATGCTCAGCTGAGTCCCACTTTTTACGATGAATCATGCCCTAATGTGAACAACATCATTCGTGGAGTCCTTGTTCAGGCTTTGTACACAGATCCCAGGATTGGAGCCAGCCTCACTCGACTTCATTTCCATGATTGTTTTGTTAAT GGTTGTGATGGATCGATTCTTTTGGACAACACTGATACTATAGAGAGTGAGAAAGAAGCTGCTCCAAATAATAATTCAGCAAGAGGTTTTGATGTTGTTGATGACATGAAGGCTGCAGTAGAGAATGCTTGTCCTGGGATCGTCTCCTGTGCTGATATTCTCGCCATTGCAGCTGAAGAGGCTGTTTGTTTG GCAGGAGGACCCTCATGGACAGTTCCTTTGGGAAGAAGAGACAGCTTAATAGCAAACAGAAGTGGTGCTAATTCTGCCCTTCCGTCTCCCTTCGCGAGCCTTGATGTTCTCAAATCCAAGTTTGCAGCCGTGGGCCTCGACACCAGCAGTGACCTGGTTGCCCTTTCAG GTGCTCACACATTTGGAAGGGCTCAATGTTCAAGTTTCAATCTTAGATTGTATAATTTTAGTGGCAGTGGCAATCCTGATCCAACACTGAACACAACCTATCTAGCAGAACTTCAACAATTATGTCCTCAAGCTGGAAATGAGAGCGTTGTTACAAATCTTGATCCCACTACACCTGATACTTTCGATGGCAACTATTTTTCCAATCTTCAGACCAATGAAGGCCTGCTTCGTAGTGATCAAGAGTTGTTTTCTACTACAGGTGCCGATACCATTGACATTGTCAACAATTTTAGTAGTAATCAGACTGCATTCTTTGAAAGCTTTGTGGTGTCCATGATTAGAATGGGGAATATTAGCCCCTTAACCGGGACAGATGGAGAGATCAGATTGAATTGCAGAAGAGTCAACGACAACTCAACCGGATCAAATGCTCTCCTG AAAATGAAGCTTTCAAAACTTATGGTTGTAGCTTTATTCTATGCATTTTTGGTTGGAGGGCCATTAGCCTATGGTCAGCTTACTCCAACATTTTATGATGAAACATGTCCATATGTGATCAGTATCATCCGTGGAGTCATTGCAGAGACCTTGATTCTCGATCCCCGGATCGGTGCTAGCCTCATTAGGCTTCACTTCCATGACTGTTTTGTTAAT ggCTGTGATGGATCTATTTTGTTGGACAAAACTGCTACTATAGACACCGAAAAGGAAGCTTTCGCTAACAATAATTCTGCAAGAGGCTTTGATGTTGTTGATATAATGAAGGAAAGGTTGGAGGGTGTTTGTCCCGGTACTGTGTCCTGTGCTGATATACTAGTCATCGCAGCTGAAGAATCGGTTGTCTTG GCAGGAGGTCCATGGTGGCCAATTCCATTAGGAAGAAGAGACAGTCTGACAGCGAACAGAACTGCTGCTAATGCTTTCATCCCAGGTCCCCGTGACACCCTCGAGCGTCTCAGATCCAGATTTACTGTTGTTGGCCTCAACAACAACACCGATCTGGTAGCACTATCtg GTGCTCACACATTTGGACGAGCTCAGTGTAGAACTTTCATTGATCGATTGTACAACTTCAACAGCACAGGCCTTCCTGACCCAACGCTGGACACAACTTACCTAGCAACACTTCAGCAATTATGTCCCCAGGGAGGAAATGGGACTGTGCTGGCTGATCTTGATCCCACAACACCTGATGGCTTTGATAATAACTATTTCTCCAATCTTCAAGCTAATAAAGGCCTGCTTCAGAGTGATCAAGAACTGTTTTCGACTCCTGGGGCTGATGATATCATCGAACTTGTTGACATATTCAGTACTGATGAAACAGCTTTCTTCGAAAGCTTTGTTGAGTCCATGATAAGAATGGGGAATCTGAGTCCTTTGACAGGGACAGAAGGTGAGATCAGATTGAACTGCAGAGCAGTCAATGCAGACTTGGCTGGAAAAGATAGTGTGCTTGTTAGCTCGGTTTGA